In Leptodesmis sichuanensis A121, the following are encoded in one genomic region:
- a CDS encoding tetratricopeptide repeat protein, producing the protein MEKPEVPTLVSRISLALLTSLLLVTPTTAQLAPSDSVPSAPAAPAPVSKERQDLEQLRAELENQRQAQLQANRALNQTATLFTGLLAVMVVLLGAAVVTVWRIRQSVMQEIASAVKAQLDDVADLEQRVLRAGKEIDAILREADDLADDMNQGADDFAAEMDAQRERLTQLVTELSQLKEQRTTDLEGQLEAARLRLEGLELGFVSQLNELQEGARSRQDATLKTLQQSETVFTNRLTRLQKEAQGRTEHVFQQLKALEGMFAPSLSKLQQNVETQAQQKIAAILENLRRLEVDFASQLSQIRSGIYGRKEEILQSLDTLAADFSAQLTRLQNDAQQQRQHLFSNLQTLQTDLTQQFSGLQAKTQAQQETLQQTLETLDAEVRTQLENLQNEAQNQRGAMRQIVERLQADYTAQLAEFQTSTESQRNSVLATLEQSEADILAQLDDLKAQIQAQKGRIREVVTGLETRVSDRLADLQAATENQKAQTFQKLQTLETELATQLSILQTDAQSQKEVILQQLADVSPQVITETLLEHIQSQLDRLNSQVERLETNRPELFIDPEEIAQKGDRLRTEGRYAEAIVEYDKALEIQATNASVWFNKGLALEALERHEEAIAAFDKALEFKPQNPEIWFNRGNALRKLQRYEGALAAFDKTVQLQTNHAPAWFNRGLVLARLKRYEDAISSYDKALEFQPSLHQAWCDRGVALGYLQRQEDAFKSFDKAVQVKPDDAVAWLNRGLALQELERHEEAFNSFEKAIQFNPNNPKTWDKRGYSLVSLGRDDEAIASFDKATTLNPNYASAYYNKAACYALQRKAEPALEFLQKAIQLNAAYRKQAATDEDFEAITSDRRFKRLVEG; encoded by the coding sequence GTGGAAAAGCCAGAGGTTCCCACATTGGTATCACGCATCAGTCTTGCTCTCCTCACCTCCCTGCTGTTGGTGACTCCCACTACGGCGCAATTGGCTCCATCGGACAGTGTGCCATCGGCTCCTGCGGCTCCGGCTCCGGTTTCTAAAGAACGGCAAGACCTGGAGCAACTGCGAGCCGAGTTGGAGAATCAGCGGCAGGCTCAATTACAGGCCAACCGTGCCCTGAATCAAACGGCCACCTTATTTACGGGATTGCTGGCGGTGATGGTGGTGCTGTTGGGAGCAGCAGTGGTGACGGTATGGCGGATCCGGCAATCGGTGATGCAGGAAATTGCCTCAGCCGTGAAAGCACAACTGGATGATGTGGCCGATCTGGAACAGCGAGTGCTGCGAGCTGGGAAAGAAATTGATGCAATTCTCCGGGAAGCCGATGACTTGGCGGACGACATGAACCAGGGAGCAGACGATTTTGCAGCAGAGATGGACGCTCAACGGGAGCGGTTAACTCAGTTAGTCACCGAGCTATCCCAGTTAAAGGAGCAGCGTACTACCGATTTGGAGGGCCAACTGGAGGCGGCCCGACTGCGCTTAGAAGGGCTGGAGTTAGGCTTTGTCAGCCAGTTGAATGAGTTGCAGGAAGGGGCGCGATCGCGCCAGGATGCTACCCTGAAAACTCTGCAACAATCCGAAACCGTCTTCACTAATCGATTAACCCGATTACAAAAAGAAGCCCAGGGCCGCACCGAGCATGTATTTCAGCAACTGAAGGCACTGGAAGGTATGTTTGCGCCCTCCCTGTCCAAACTGCAACAGAATGTCGAAACTCAGGCGCAACAGAAAATTGCCGCCATTCTGGAAAACCTGAGAAGGCTGGAAGTTGACTTCGCCAGTCAACTGTCCCAAATCCGCAGCGGGATTTACGGACGCAAAGAGGAGATCCTGCAAAGCCTGGATACGCTGGCGGCGGATTTTTCGGCTCAACTCACTCGATTGCAGAATGATGCCCAGCAACAACGGCAGCATCTGTTTAGCAATTTGCAGACCTTACAAACGGATCTGACTCAGCAGTTCTCTGGCTTACAGGCCAAGACTCAAGCCCAACAAGAGACCCTGCAGCAGACGTTGGAAACTCTGGATGCCGAAGTCCGAACCCAGTTAGAAAACCTGCAGAATGAGGCCCAGAATCAGCGGGGGGCCATGCGGCAGATTGTCGAGCGCTTGCAGGCAGACTATACGGCGCAACTGGCTGAATTTCAGACCAGTACCGAATCTCAACGCAATTCCGTGCTGGCTACCCTGGAGCAATCTGAAGCCGATATTCTGGCCCAATTGGATGATCTGAAAGCCCAAATTCAGGCCCAGAAGGGCCGCATCCGGGAAGTGGTGACCGGACTGGAAACCCGGGTCAGCGATCGCCTTGCCGACCTGCAAGCCGCCACCGAAAACCAGAAAGCCCAAACCTTCCAGAAACTGCAAACCCTGGAAACCGAGTTGGCAACTCAGCTATCGATTTTGCAAACCGATGCCCAGAGTCAGAAAGAAGTGATTTTGCAACAGTTGGCAGACGTTTCACCCCAGGTAATTACCGAAACCCTGCTGGAGCATATCCAGAGTCAACTCGATCGCCTGAACAGCCAGGTAGAGCGCTTAGAAACAAACCGACCCGAATTGTTCATCGATCCAGAAGAAATTGCCCAAAAAGGCGATCGCTTGCGGACAGAAGGTCGTTATGCGGAAGCGATCGTCGAGTATGACAAAGCCCTGGAGATCCAGGCCACCAATGCCTCAGTCTGGTTTAATAAAGGTCTGGCCCTGGAGGCCCTGGAACGGCATGAAGAAGCGATCGCAGCCTTTGACAAAGCCCTGGAATTCAAACCGCAGAATCCAGAAATCTGGTTCAACCGGGGTAATGCCTTACGCAAGCTGCAACGGTATGAAGGAGCACTGGCTGCCTTCGACAAAACGGTACAGTTGCAAACTAATCATGCCCCAGCCTGGTTTAATCGCGGTCTGGTGCTGGCCCGGTTGAAACGATACGAAGATGCCATTTCCTCCTATGACAAGGCTTTAGAATTCCAGCCCTCTCTCCATCAAGCCTGGTGCGATCGGGGAGTCGCATTGGGTTATCTGCAGCGGCAAGAAGATGCGTTTAAGTCCTTCGATAAGGCCGTTCAGGTCAAACCCGATGATGCCGTAGCCTGGTTAAACCGGGGACTGGCTCTGCAGGAACTGGAACGCCATGAGGAAGCTTTCAACTCCTTTGAAAAAGCCATTCAATTCAACCCGAATAATCCCAAAACCTGGGACAAGCGGGGCTACAGCCTAGTGAGCCTGGGACGGGATGACGAAGCGATCGCCAGTTTCGACAAAGCCACCACCCTCAATCCCAACTACGCCAGTGCCTACTACAACAAGGCTGCCTGCTATGCCCTGCAACGGAAAGCCGAGCCAGCCCTGGAATTTCTCCAAAAAGCCATTCAACTCAATGCTGCCTACCGTAAACAAGCGGCTACGGATGAAGATTTTGAGGCCATTACAAGCGATCGACGGTTCAAGCGATTGGTGGAAGGGTAG
- the sds gene encoding solanesyl diphosphate synthase, which produces MTSATSLFAPVEDDLTLLTENLKSLIGARHPILYAAAEHLFGARGKRVRPAIVLLVSRATLPGQEITSRHRRLAEITEMIHTASLVHDDVVDEAELRRGVPTVHSSFGNRIAVLAGDFLFAQSSWYLANLDNLEVVKLLSQVIMDLAEGEIQQGLNRFSTNLSIDAYLEKSYYKTASLIANSSKAAAVLSEVSDSLTSNLYAYGRHIGLAFQIVDDILDFTGSTDELGKPAGSDLQSGNLTAPVLYALEEKPFLEVLIEREFAQPGDLEQAVALIKDSQGIERSRELARHHSRLAIECLAELPPSSSRQALVKLADYVLSRLY; this is translated from the coding sequence ATGACTTCAGCTACTTCCCTTTTTGCACCCGTCGAGGACGACCTCACTCTTTTAACAGAGAATCTGAAAAGCCTGATTGGGGCGCGTCATCCTATTCTTTATGCCGCTGCCGAGCATTTATTTGGGGCGCGAGGAAAACGGGTCAGACCTGCTATTGTACTCCTGGTGTCAAGGGCCACGCTCCCCGGTCAAGAGATTACCTCCCGGCATCGCCGCTTAGCAGAAATTACGGAGATGATCCACACCGCCAGTCTGGTACATGATGATGTAGTGGACGAGGCAGAACTACGGCGCGGCGTACCCACTGTTCACAGTAGTTTTGGCAACCGGATTGCGGTACTGGCAGGAGACTTTTTGTTTGCCCAGTCTTCCTGGTATCTGGCTAATCTGGACAACCTGGAAGTGGTGAAGTTGCTGTCTCAGGTGATTATGGATCTGGCGGAAGGAGAAATTCAGCAGGGATTAAACCGCTTCTCAACCAACCTGTCGATCGATGCCTATCTGGAGAAAAGCTATTACAAAACAGCCAGTTTAATTGCCAATAGTTCCAAGGCTGCCGCCGTTCTCAGCGAAGTCTCCGATAGCCTGACCAGCAATCTCTATGCTTACGGTCGCCATATTGGTTTAGCGTTCCAGATTGTAGACGATATCCTGGATTTCACTGGCTCTACCGATGAACTGGGTAAACCTGCCGGATCTGACCTGCAAAGTGGCAATCTAACCGCTCCAGTTTTATATGCTTTGGAAGAAAAACCATTCCTGGAAGTTTTAATTGAGCGGGAGTTTGCCCAGCCAGGGGATCTGGAACAGGCCGTTGCTCTCATCAAAGATAGTCAAGGCATTGAGCGATCGCGGGAACTTGCCCGACACCACAGTCGTCTAGCGATCGAGTGTTTGGCAGAATTGCCGCCTTCCTCCTCACGGCAGGCTCTGGTGAAGTTAGCCGATTATGTCCTCAGTCGCCTGTATTAG